A portion of the Adhaeribacter radiodurans genome contains these proteins:
- a CDS encoding winged helix-turn-helix transcriptional regulator, whose amino-acid sequence MKEELKPLFVLSKCRNRIVAIRDTLDVLNGKWKVPIIAALSFGNRSFSELELVIDGITSKMLSKELKDLEVNELVKRVEFDTKPITVEYELTEYGKTLQNVIEELAQWGIQHRKRMFAVSEKES is encoded by the coding sequence ATGAAAGAAGAATTAAAACCGCTCTTTGTTCTTTCTAAGTGCCGGAACCGCATTGTAGCCATCCGGGACACTTTGGATGTTTTAAATGGAAAATGGAAAGTACCTATTATTGCGGCCCTGAGTTTTGGCAACCGGAGCTTCAGCGAATTGGAATTGGTAATAGATGGGATTACAAGTAAAATGCTATCGAAAGAATTAAAAGACTTGGAAGTAAACGAGCTGGTTAAACGCGTTGAATTTGATACCAAACCAATAACCGTAGAATACGAATTAACCGAATACGGGAAAACCCTGCAAAACGTAATAGAAGAATTAGCGCAATGGGGAATACAGCACCGGAAAAGAATGTTTGCTGTTTCTGAAAAAGAAAGTTAA
- a CDS encoding head GIN domain-containing protein produces MKKAFLFITCALLLFSLKSEAANLTKKSNSYSSRIDEQTRPVDSFTGVASGVPFNVFVTIGPKESLRLEGDTDLLDKIETAVKNGVLHIKMQKGSERWFGGSKKATIYITAPSLNKLSVSGAGNMEVKGTVKGERVTTDVSGSGHLSAAVASSSLSASISGSGGMELEGKANEAHIDISGSGKFEGEDLNTKTAKITVSGSGKASIQAEETLNATLSGSGKVTYSGNAKVNVVKSGSGTVSKI; encoded by the coding sequence ATGAAAAAAGCATTTTTATTTATTACCTGTGCCCTGCTCCTATTCTCACTTAAAAGTGAAGCAGCCAATTTAACTAAAAAATCCAACAGTTATTCCAGCCGAATAGACGAGCAAACCCGTCCGGTAGATTCCTTTACCGGAGTAGCTTCGGGGGTTCCTTTTAACGTGTTTGTTACCATTGGCCCTAAAGAAAGCCTGCGTTTAGAAGGCGATACCGACCTGCTCGACAAAATTGAAACAGCCGTAAAAAACGGCGTTTTACATATAAAAATGCAGAAAGGCAGCGAACGATGGTTTGGGGGTTCTAAAAAAGCAACTATTTATATAACAGCTCCTAGCCTGAACAAATTATCGGTGAGTGGGGCCGGCAATATGGAGGTGAAAGGAACCGTAAAAGGAGAACGGGTAACAACCGATGTAAGTGGTTCCGGTCATCTTTCTGCTGCGGTAGCTTCCTCTAGCTTATCAGCTTCTATAAGTGGTTCCGGGGGCATGGAGTTAGAAGGCAAGGCCAATGAAGCGCACATCGATATAAGTGGCTCCGGCAAGTTTGAGGGTGAAGATTTAAATACCAAAACCGCTAAAATTACCGTGAGTGGTTCCGGTAAAGCTTCCATCCAGGCCGAAGAAACTTTAAATGCCACTTTAAGTGGCTCCGGAAAAGTTACATATTCCGGCAATGCAAAGGTGAATGTGGTTAAAAGCGGCTCCGGTACAGTTAGTAAAATTTAA
- a CDS encoding ABC transporter permease, with protein MLRNYLKISVRNLLRHKAYTFINIIGLAVGMACCTLILLYVQDELSFDTHHQQAENIYRLTVEIENNGTLEKAPVTSPPIAPQLQADFPEVKKVVRLKNPSRSLIRHGEIRSYEEGGLFADSTLFAVFTFPLTAGNPKTALAEPNSIVLSQELAIKYFGNTNPLGQVLELAMDTIRQVKVTGVLAPVPGNSHIRPTFLLPFHMVSNNRTNWWGFAYYSYILVEVNFSVKNFEAKLPGFAKKYFPEPEGTPLALHVQPLRDVHFASEYGSHLDAPADIKNVYLFSALAVFIILLACINFMNLATARSQTRSKEVGVRKVIGASRKQLISQFLSESILLAFLSLLLALVLVQLSLPAFNALAGKLIQVNYFTNGGLVASLFALMLLVGLAAGLYPALFLSGYQPVQVLKGPLITSLKGAVLRKGLVVVQFTISIALIVGTVVVYSQMQYIQQKRLGFNKEQLLSIPLSGRVTQAKANNIKNSFLNVPGVISGTATTAIPGNRGWWQTDIKPTGESKQSIIGHVFQSDFDYLKTMGMELAAGRDLSRNFATDTTKSVLLNEAAIKAFGWTSATEAIGKKIDFNNSGNLRSVVGVVKDFNFKTLRSKVEPAIFIIAREPVYYLVLRLQPQQVPATLAALSQKWNTHDNQHPFEFSFVDENLNNLYQSEMRFGKIVGVFSGLAIFIACLGLFGLASFTTEQRTKEIGIRKVLGASLANIVSLLSKDFLKLVLLANVLAWPLSWWAMQQWLQDFEYRTPISWWIFALTGALALFIALLTVSFQTVKAAIANPVKSLRSE; from the coding sequence ATGCTTAGAAATTACCTTAAAATTTCCGTCCGAAATTTGCTACGGCACAAAGCCTATACCTTTATTAATATTATTGGCTTAGCGGTAGGCATGGCTTGTTGTACCCTTATCCTGCTATATGTGCAGGATGAACTTAGCTTCGATACGCACCACCAGCAAGCTGAAAATATTTACCGGCTTACCGTTGAAATAGAAAATAATGGTACTTTAGAAAAAGCTCCGGTTACTTCCCCGCCCATTGCCCCGCAGTTACAAGCCGATTTTCCGGAGGTAAAAAAAGTAGTTCGTTTAAAAAATCCTTCCCGCAGTTTAATCCGGCACGGCGAAATCCGCAGTTACGAAGAAGGTGGTTTATTCGCTGATTCTACTTTGTTCGCTGTTTTTACTTTTCCGCTAACGGCCGGTAACCCTAAAACTGCTTTAGCCGAGCCTAATTCTATTGTATTAAGCCAGGAGCTAGCCATCAAGTATTTCGGCAACACCAACCCACTGGGGCAAGTCCTGGAACTGGCAATGGACACCATCCGGCAAGTAAAAGTTACGGGTGTTCTGGCTCCAGTTCCGGGTAATTCGCACATCCGGCCTACTTTTCTGTTACCCTTCCATATGGTATCGAATAACCGCACCAATTGGTGGGGGTTTGCTTATTATTCGTACATTTTAGTAGAAGTTAATTTTAGCGTTAAAAATTTTGAAGCCAAACTACCCGGTTTCGCAAAAAAATACTTCCCGGAACCGGAAGGTACCCCGCTGGCTTTGCACGTGCAACCTTTACGGGATGTTCACTTTGCTTCGGAGTACGGAAGCCATTTAGACGCACCCGCCGATATTAAAAATGTGTATTTATTCTCGGCGCTGGCGGTATTTATTATTTTACTTGCCTGCATCAACTTTATGAATTTGGCTACGGCCCGTTCGCAAACCCGCTCGAAAGAAGTAGGTGTACGTAAAGTAATTGGTGCTTCCCGTAAACAATTAATCAGTCAGTTTTTAAGCGAGTCCATTTTACTGGCTTTTCTAAGTCTGCTATTAGCTCTGGTGTTGGTACAGTTATCGTTACCGGCATTTAATGCGCTTGCGGGTAAATTAATACAGGTAAATTACTTTACTAATGGTGGTTTAGTAGCCAGCTTGTTTGCTTTAATGCTATTGGTAGGATTAGCAGCAGGTTTGTACCCGGCCTTATTCTTGTCGGGGTATCAGCCGGTGCAGGTGCTAAAAGGCCCGCTAATTACCAGTTTAAAAGGAGCTGTTTTGCGTAAAGGTTTAGTGGTAGTACAGTTTACTATTTCCATTGCTTTAATTGTGGGTACGGTGGTAGTGTACAGCCAGATGCAATACATCCAGCAAAAGCGTTTAGGTTTTAATAAAGAACAACTACTTTCCATACCCCTAAGCGGCCGAGTAACTCAGGCTAAGGCCAATAACATTAAAAATAGTTTCTTAAATGTACCGGGAGTAATTAGCGGCACTGCAACTACTGCTATACCGGGTAACCGGGGTTGGTGGCAAACCGACATTAAACCCACCGGAGAAAGCAAGCAATCCATTATCGGGCACGTGTTTCAATCCGATTTTGATTATTTGAAAACCATGGGAATGGAATTAGCGGCTGGCCGGGATTTAAGCCGCAATTTTGCTACGGATACTACTAAGTCAGTTTTATTAAACGAAGCAGCTATTAAAGCATTCGGCTGGACATCCGCAACTGAAGCTATTGGTAAAAAAATAGACTTTAATAACAGCGGTAATCTACGTAGCGTGGTAGGAGTGGTTAAAGATTTTAATTTTAAAACGCTACGCTCGAAGGTAGAACCGGCTATTTTTATAATTGCCCGCGAACCAGTTTACTACCTGGTTCTACGGTTGCAACCCCAGCAAGTACCGGCTACTTTAGCAGCTTTAAGCCAGAAATGGAACACCCACGATAATCAGCACCCGTTTGAATTTAGCTTTGTCGATGAAAACCTAAACAACCTGTATCAGTCAGAAATGCGCTTTGGCAAAATAGTAGGCGTATTTTCGGGCTTAGCTATTTTTATTGCCTGTTTAGGTTTATTTGGTTTGGCTTCTTTTACTACGGAGCAGCGCACCAAAGAAATTGGTATCCGCAAGGTATTAGGCGCTTCCCTCGCCAACATTGTTTCACTACTCTCCAAAGATTTCCTGAAATTAGTTTTACTGGCTAATGTTCTAGCCTGGCCCTTGTCCTGGTGGGCAATGCAACAATGGTTACAGGATTTTGAATACCGGACTCCCATTAGCTGGTGGATATTTGCGCTCACAGGTGCCTTAGCTTTATTTATTGCTTTGCTTACAGTCAGCTTCCAAACAGTGAAAGCCGCAATTGCCAATCCGGTAAAATCGCTGCGTAGCGAGTAA
- a CDS encoding ABC transporter permease, producing MFRNYFKIALRNLWRNKAFSAINIFGLAIGIATCLVIMLFVVDELSYDRFNQKADRIVRLVFKVSLNGETLETPTASAPTGQTLVRDYPEVEEATRVRVNSAPFITYQDKTFKEDKFAYVDANFFQVFTLPFIQGDAKTALREPNTIVITKAMAQKYFGTYHNAVGKMLQLKNEKTTYKVTGVIDKVPTNSHFHFNFFASMAGLEEARQTTWMSNNFNTYLVLRPGYDYKQLQAKLPQVIEKYMGPEVQKAMGMTLKQFREKGDDVGLYLQPLTDIHLRSNLNNDLEPGGDMRYVYIFGAIALFMLLIASINFMNLSTAGASKRAREVGIRKVLGSVKKELVQQFLLESILLTIIALVLGIVLVYLALPLFNDLAGKELALQFIANLWLIPALLLFGLIVGVLAGSYPAFFLSSFQPVKVLKGTLTAGKESLSLRSGLVVFQFFISVALMIGTTVVYQQLNYIQNKKIGFDKDQTFVLHDTYVLGKQEEVFRQQLLQDPRVVNASVSGFVPVGPTSSENSVVLPENNAAQSVSTRQYFVDHNYIPTLGMQIVAGRNFSKDFASDSTAMVINEAAAKAFGWGNNILGRKVSRFINNAGDKAEYRVIGVVKDFHFESLHQRITPLLMILGNNSGSIIVKAKTKDIAGLLTSMKQQWGSFTANAPFAYTFMDERFAETYQAEQKVGRILSIFSGLTIFVACLGLFGLATFTAEQRTKEIGIRKVLGASLPNIVSLLSKDFLKLVLIANLLAWPLAWWAMHQWLQDFEYRTTIGWWVFGLAGVGALLIALLTISYQAIKAAIANPVKSLRSE from the coding sequence ATGTTTCGAAATTACTTTAAAATCGCACTGCGCAATTTGTGGCGCAACAAGGCGTTTTCGGCCATTAATATTTTTGGTTTGGCGATTGGCATTGCCACCTGTCTGGTAATTATGCTGTTTGTAGTAGACGAACTAAGCTACGATCGCTTTAACCAAAAAGCCGACCGCATAGTACGGCTGGTGTTTAAGGTTTCGTTAAACGGCGAAACCCTGGAAACACCTACCGCTTCGGCACCTACCGGGCAAACGCTCGTGCGCGATTACCCCGAAGTAGAAGAAGCTACCCGGGTGCGGGTAAACAGCGCTCCTTTTATTACCTACCAGGATAAAACCTTTAAGGAAGACAAGTTTGCTTACGTGGATGCCAACTTTTTTCAGGTATTTACGCTGCCTTTCATCCAGGGCGATGCCAAAACGGCTTTGCGCGAGCCTAATACTATTGTTATTACCAAGGCCATGGCGCAGAAATACTTTGGTACCTACCACAACGCCGTAGGCAAAATGCTACAATTGAAAAACGAAAAAACTACCTACAAAGTAACCGGCGTCATCGACAAAGTGCCTACCAATTCGCACTTTCATTTTAACTTTTTTGCCTCTATGGCCGGTTTAGAAGAAGCCCGTCAAACCACTTGGATGAGTAATAACTTTAACACTTATCTGGTGTTGCGCCCCGGCTACGATTACAAGCAACTGCAAGCCAAATTGCCGCAGGTAATTGAAAAATACATGGGCCCAGAAGTGCAGAAGGCCATGGGCATGACCTTAAAGCAATTCCGGGAAAAAGGCGACGATGTAGGTTTGTATCTGCAACCACTTACCGATATTCACTTGCGCTCCAATTTAAATAATGACCTGGAACCGGGCGGTGACATGCGATATGTGTATATTTTCGGGGCAATTGCGCTCTTTATGCTGCTTATTGCCAGCATAAATTTTATGAATTTATCAACGGCCGGTGCTTCTAAGCGGGCCCGCGAGGTAGGAATAAGAAAGGTGCTCGGCTCGGTAAAAAAAGAACTGGTGCAGCAGTTTTTGCTCGAATCTATTTTGCTTACCATTATTGCACTGGTACTAGGTATTGTGTTGGTTTATCTGGCGCTACCGCTGTTTAACGATTTGGCCGGCAAAGAACTTGCTTTACAGTTTATCGCTAACTTGTGGTTAATACCAGCCTTGTTACTATTTGGCTTAATTGTGGGCGTATTAGCGGGTAGCTATCCGGCGTTTTTCTTGTCTTCGTTTCAGCCGGTTAAAGTGTTAAAAGGTACTCTTACGGCGGGTAAAGAAAGTTTGAGCCTACGCAGCGGGTTGGTAGTGTTTCAGTTTTTTATTTCGGTGGCTTTAATGATTGGCACTACCGTGGTGTACCAGCAACTCAACTACATTCAGAACAAGAAAATAGGGTTTGATAAAGATCAAACTTTTGTGCTGCACGATACCTACGTGTTAGGCAAACAAGAAGAAGTTTTCCGGCAGCAGCTTTTGCAAGACCCCCGAGTTGTTAATGCGAGCGTTTCGGGATTTGTGCCCGTTGGGCCTACCAGTTCCGAGAACTCGGTAGTATTACCCGAAAATAACGCGGCGCAAAGCGTAAGTACCCGGCAATATTTTGTGGACCATAACTACATTCCTACGCTGGGCATGCAGATAGTAGCCGGTCGTAATTTTTCCAAGGATTTTGCCTCTGACTCTACTGCTATGGTTATTAACGAGGCCGCCGCGAAAGCTTTTGGCTGGGGGAATAACATTTTGGGTCGCAAAGTTTCGCGGTTTATTAATAACGCGGGCGATAAGGCAGAGTACCGGGTTATTGGGGTTGTAAAAGATTTTCATTTCGAGTCGTTGCACCAACGCATTACCCCGCTGCTTATGATTCTGGGTAATAATTCCGGCTCCATTATAGTAAAAGCCAAAACTAAAGATATTGCGGGCTTACTAACTTCCATGAAACAACAATGGGGCAGCTTTACCGCCAATGCGCCCTTTGCGTATACTTTCATGGACGAGCGTTTTGCCGAAACGTACCAGGCGGAGCAAAAAGTGGGTCGAATTCTAAGTATTTTTTCGGGACTTACCATTTTTGTAGCGTGTTTAGGTTTATTTGGTTTGGCTACCTTCACCGCCGAACAACGCACCAAAGAAATTGGCATCCGCAAAGTACTGGGGGCCTCCCTGCCTAACATTGTATCCCTGCTCTCTAAAGATTTTTTAAAGTTAGTACTCATCGCCAATCTGCTGGCTTGGCCGTTAGCTTGGTGGGCCATGCACCAATGGCTGCAAGACTTTGAGTACCGCACTACTATTGGTTGGTGGGTATTTGGTTTGGCCGGTGTGGGAGCTTTGTTGATCGCTTTGCTTACTATTAGTTACCAGGCTATTAAAGCAGCCATTGCAAATCCGGTGAAAAGCTTGCGCAGCGAGTAG
- a CDS encoding ABC transporter permease, translating into MFQNFFKIAIRNLLRRKAFSAINIFGLALGMATCLVITLFVANEWNYDRFNQKADRMVRVIFKGSIQGEKMAEAHVMPPVAQTLLADYPEVQEATRLRNYGSPRVIYQNKSFRENAFAFVDSNFFEVFTLPFVQGDPKTALAEPNTIVISEEVAHKYFGKANPMGKILFFKDYNTSLKVTGVMAKVPANAHFQFDIFASMASFPDAKAPSWLVSEFYTYLVLPKGYDYKQLEAKLPQVVEKYMGPQILQSMGVSLAQFRQAGNDLGLFLQPLTDIHLRSHLMGELKPSGNLQYVYIFGAIAVFMLLIAGINFMNLSTAGASKRAKEVGIRKVLGSVKKELVQQFLTESVLLTAISLIIAIGIVYFSLPIFNNLAGTQLTLNFISSPWLMPGLLLFGLLVGILAGSYPAFFLSSFRPVAVLKGRFATGKNSLSLRSGLVVFQFFISIALMIGTTVVYQQLRYIQNKELGYTKDQVLLIPDLYLLGKKAEVFQQQIQQDSRVKCVSMSGYLPAGPSYNNNFMVSPEDNPAQFMKALRYEVDERYIPTLGMQVIAGRNFSKEFATDSTGIILNETAAKALGWTNNPLGQKVTHSDNEGKKVTYRVIGIVKDFHFKSLHEPISPLAMTLGNNSGTLIVKVKTQDIAGLLATAKNNWNQLTAEEPLNYAFLDERFHQTYQAEQKIGQVLGIFAGLTIFVACLGLFGLATFTAEQRTKEIGIRKVLGASVTNIIGLLSKDFLKLVLLANLIAWPLAGWLMHRWLQDFAYRINLGWWVFALAGVMALVIALFTVSFQAIKAAVANPVNSLRNE; encoded by the coding sequence ATGTTCCAGAATTTCTTTAAAATAGCAATCCGCAACTTGTTGCGCCGCAAAGCTTTTTCGGCTATTAATATTTTTGGGTTGGCCCTGGGTATGGCTACCTGTTTGGTAATTACCTTGTTCGTGGCCAACGAATGGAACTACGACCGTTTTAATCAAAAAGCCGACCGGATGGTACGGGTAATTTTTAAAGGTTCGATTCAGGGCGAAAAAATGGCCGAAGCGCACGTAATGCCACCCGTAGCCCAAACCCTACTCGCCGACTATCCCGAAGTGCAGGAAGCCACCCGTTTGCGCAACTACGGATCTCCCCGCGTAATTTACCAGAACAAATCTTTCCGGGAAAATGCGTTTGCGTTCGTAGATTCTAATTTTTTCGAGGTGTTTACGTTACCCTTCGTGCAAGGCGATCCTAAAACCGCTTTGGCAGAACCCAATACCATTGTTATTTCAGAAGAAGTTGCGCATAAGTACTTTGGCAAAGCCAATCCTATGGGCAAAATCTTGTTTTTTAAAGATTACAATACTTCTTTAAAAGTGACTGGGGTAATGGCGAAAGTACCCGCCAATGCACACTTCCAATTCGATATTTTTGCTTCCATGGCCAGCTTTCCGGATGCGAAAGCTCCCTCCTGGTTAGTATCGGAGTTTTATACTTACCTGGTTCTGCCCAAGGGTTACGATTACAAGCAACTGGAAGCTAAATTACCGCAGGTAGTCGAGAAGTACATGGGTCCGCAAATACTGCAATCCATGGGCGTGAGTTTAGCGCAGTTCCGGCAAGCCGGCAACGACTTAGGTTTGTTTTTACAACCCCTCACCGATATTCACCTGCGCTCGCATTTAATGGGTGAGTTAAAGCCCAGTGGCAATTTACAATACGTGTACATTTTCGGGGCAATTGCCGTGTTTATGCTCTTAATTGCAGGCATTAACTTTATGAATTTATCTACCGCCGGAGCCTCTAAACGCGCCAAAGAAGTGGGTATCCGCAAAGTTTTAGGTTCGGTAAAGAAAGAGCTGGTACAACAATTTTTAACCGAGTCGGTGCTTTTAACGGCTATCTCGTTAATTATAGCTATTGGCATTGTGTATTTTTCCTTGCCCATTTTTAATAATCTGGCTGGCACCCAACTTACTTTAAATTTTATTTCAAGCCCTTGGTTAATGCCCGGTTTGTTACTGTTTGGCTTACTAGTAGGTATTTTAGCGGGCAGCTATCCGGCCTTCTTTCTTTCTTCGTTCCGGCCAGTGGCGGTGTTAAAAGGCCGGTTTGCCACCGGTAAAAACAGTTTGAGCTTACGAAGCGGTTTGGTAGTTTTTCAGTTTTTTATTTCCATTGCTTTAATGATTGGCACCACCGTGGTGTACCAGCAACTGCGCTACATTCAAAATAAAGAATTAGGCTATACCAAAGATCAGGTACTTTTAATACCCGATTTATATTTATTAGGCAAAAAGGCGGAAGTGTTTCAGCAGCAAATTCAGCAAGACTCCCGGGTTAAATGTGTTAGTATGTCGGGTTATTTGCCGGCGGGCCCCAGCTATAATAATAATTTTATGGTTTCTCCGGAAGATAATCCGGCGCAGTTTATGAAAGCGCTGCGCTATGAAGTGGACGAAAGGTACATTCCTACTTTGGGCATGCAGGTAATTGCCGGACGCAACTTTTCGAAAGAATTTGCTACCGATTCTACCGGTATAATTTTAAACGAAACGGCTGCTAAAGCTTTAGGCTGGACCAATAACCCGCTGGGCCAGAAAGTAACCCATTCCGATAATGAAGGCAAAAAAGTAACTTACCGGGTAATTGGTATTGTTAAAGATTTTCATTTTAAATCGTTGCACGAGCCTATTTCGCCTTTAGCCATGACACTGGGAAATAACTCAGGCACTCTGATTGTAAAAGTAAAAACGCAGGATATTGCCGGCCTTTTGGCCACCGCTAAAAATAACTGGAACCAATTAACCGCTGAAGAACCCTTAAATTACGCTTTTCTGGACGAGCGCTTTCACCAAACCTACCAGGCTGAGCAAAAAATCGGGCAGGTGCTGGGCATCTTTGCCGGTTTAACCATTTTTGTGGCTTGTCTGGGTTTATTTGGCCTGGCTACCTTTACTGCCGAGCAGCGCACCAAAGAAATCGGCATTCGCAAAGTGCTGGGGGCTTCGGTAACCAATATTATCGGCTTACTTTCTAAAGATTTCCTGAAACTGGTTTTACTAGCTAACCTCATTGCCTGGCCGTTAGCCGGCTGGCTGATGCATCGCTGGCTGCAAGATTTTGCTTATCGCATAAATTTAGGTTGGTGGGTGTTTGCCTTAGCGGGCGTAATGGCCCTGGTAATTGCGCTGTTCACCGTTAGTTTCCAGGCTATAAAAGCGGCAGTAGCCAACCCAGTAAATTCGCTTCGCAACGAGTAG